One window of Candidatus Margulisiibacteriota bacterium genomic DNA carries:
- the recO gene encoding DNA repair protein RecO, whose product MPLYKVEAINLKSTKFGEADKLMTIFTRTKGKLKAVARSACRAASTFGGRLEPLAYNSLLLAKGRNLDILSQAQTIESFHSIREKEKPLKAGLYMAKLIDCYLDEGMIEQDLFHLLLESLRSLKSGAMPQLVTRIFDIRFADIEGFLPFDQFIGEARDFVDGAITGKISAAVVSKMSIREVDRVLMPCLCDHLGKDIRIWKNQ is encoded by the coding sequence ATGCCTCTATACAAAGTCGAAGCCATAAACCTGAAATCCACAAAATTCGGCGAGGCCGATAAGCTCATGACTATTTTTACCCGGACAAAAGGAAAGCTGAAGGCTGTGGCAAGGTCGGCCTGCAGGGCCGCAAGCACCTTTGGCGGCAGGCTTGAGCCGCTGGCCTATAACAGCCTCCTTTTGGCAAAGGGCAGAAATCTGGACATATTAAGCCAGGCCCAGACGATAGAGTCATTTCACTCCATAAGGGAAAAGGAAAAGCCTCTCAAGGCGGGCCTTTACATGGCCAAGCTCATTGACTGTTACCTTGATGAGGGAATGATAGAACAGGACCTTTTCCATCTTCTTCTTGAAAGCCTCAGGAGCCTCAAGAGCGGCGCGATGCCACAGCTGGTGACCAGGATATTTGATATCAGGTTCGCGGATATAGAAGGTTTTTTGCCCTTTGATCAATTTATCGGCGAGGCCAGGGATTTTGTTGACGGCGCAATAACAGGCAAGATCTCTGCGGCAGTGGTTTCAAAGATGAGCATACGGGAGGTTGACAGAGTTCTTATGCCTTGCTTGTGCGATCATCTGGGAAAGGACATACGCATTTGGAAAAACCAGTGA
- a CDS encoding histidine kinase dimerization/phospho-acceptor domain-containing protein — MNNEILVLILLVLSSVILGAFLYTQKKKRSLKAFLGRSIVYTILAGLISGLYFGFLLFVARFFQGVSGNYSLAIGFLFFIFFAVVFEPLRDRLQKWVDQIFFKTRFNYEKTLKDTSEAMSLLTDTDRLIKLTARLVARRMKLTSAALFLYDEKKDRYAVRGAEGLVKDLSGVTMTSNYPVIEALEESKDVLVRGLIEKRSKDVFLTEQERNKYKEILKDFDSLDSVLFIPSMLKNKLVGFLSMGAKLSGEDFSEEDINFLTTLANQSAIYVENSNLLEREKESAKKIAEAQVKERYAAVLEKTNKELMETREELVKAERLSTMAKLTVSLQHEINNPLTSVLAQTQALQLKLSSNTPPDAEFVKEKLGTVEREARRIRDLLRNLAHITEPVTREYTPGIEMIDIKASPKSE, encoded by the coding sequence ATGAACAACGAGATACTTGTACTGATACTTCTTGTGCTTTCCAGCGTGATCCTGGGGGCCTTTTTGTACACCCAGAAAAAGAAAAGGAGCCTCAAGGCTTTCCTGGGGCGCAGCATCGTCTATACGATCCTTGCCGGATTGATCTCCGGGCTCTACTTTGGCTTTTTGCTGTTCGTCGCCAGGTTTTTTCAGGGAGTTAGCGGCAACTATTCGCTGGCCATAGGCTTCCTGTTCTTTATCTTCTTTGCCGTAGTGTTCGAGCCTCTGCGCGACAGGCTCCAGAAATGGGTCGATCAGATCTTTTTTAAGACGAGGTTCAATTACGAAAAAACCTTAAAGGATACCAGCGAGGCGATGTCTCTTCTTACCGATACCGACCGGCTTATAAAGCTTACGGCACGCCTGGTTGCAAGAAGGATGAAGCTTACATCTGCCGCTTTGTTCCTGTACGATGAAAAAAAGGACAGGTATGCGGTTAGAGGTGCTGAAGGCCTGGTAAAGGACCTCTCGGGTGTCACCATGACATCTAACTATCCCGTTATCGAAGCTCTAGAAGAGTCAAAGGACGTATTGGTCAGAGGCCTGATAGAGAAGAGATCAAAGGATGTTTTTTTGACGGAGCAGGAGAGGAATAAATACAAGGAGATCCTCAAAGATTTTGACAGTCTTGATTCGGTCCTTTTTATCCCGAGCATGCTTAAGAACAAACTGGTGGGGTTTTTGTCCATGGGGGCCAAGCTTTCGGGAGAGGACTTTAGCGAAGAGGATATAAACTTTTTGACCACCCTAGCCAACCAGAGCGCGATCTATGTTGAGAATTCCAACCTTCTGGAAAGGGAGAAAGAGAGCGCTAAAAAGATAGCGGAGGCCCAGGTAAAGGAAAGATATGCGGCAGTGCTTGAAAAGACGAATAAAGAGCTGATGGAGACCAGAGAGGAACTGGTAAAGGCAGAGAGGCTTTCCACCATGGCAAAGCTGACCGTGAGCCTTCAGCACGAAATTAACAATCCCCTTACAAGTGTTCTTGCCCAGACCCAGGCGCTGCAGTTAAAGCTGTCTTCTAATACCCCGCCGGACGCCGAGTTCGTTAAAGAAAAGCTCGGAACAGTTGAAAGGGAGGCAAGAAGGATAAGGGACCTGCTTCGGAATCTTGCGCATATAACCGAGCCCGTGACAAGGGAGTACACTCCCGGTATAGAAATGATAGATATAAAAGCCTCTCCAAAATCAGAATGA
- a CDS encoding radical SAM protein has translation MICEFYFTLRCNSSCEFCGNWRDETLLSFNETPAGELDVFFSDLKLLGVRTVVFTGGEPLLRSDLPKALKSALSSGLKTKLFTNGILYPQRQAELAGLIGELYVSLDAPLQSEHDRIRGQECFAEALHSLDAAAKKGQRTVMNFTMTRDSIAYLPDMVELAEKLGVKIRINPVYDFFGTEGFERESIEYIRRYLKHRRVVLSRKMLDILKKKGNDIESPVCRALDNIITVLPDLSLVLPCFRLRQAYVPTLGRVSSVLNSDMVKGYKKLKGRTPECSGCMRWEYLCPGEKKGFLQRLTSAFK, from the coding sequence ATGATCTGTGAGTTCTACTTTACCTTAAGATGCAACTCGTCCTGCGAGTTCTGCGGCAACTGGCGCGACGAGACACTGCTTTCTTTTAATGAAACGCCTGCCGGAGAACTTGACGTTTTTTTTTCTGACCTTAAGCTGCTGGGGGTAAGGACTGTCGTCTTTACCGGAGGCGAGCCGCTTTTGAGGAGCGATCTTCCTAAGGCCCTAAAGTCGGCGCTGTCCAGCGGGCTTAAAACAAAACTTTTTACTAACGGCATCCTTTATCCGCAAAGACAGGCTGAATTGGCCGGCCTCATAGGTGAACTTTATGTTTCGCTGGATGCTCCGTTGCAGAGCGAACATGACCGGATAAGGGGTCAGGAATGCTTTGCCGAGGCTCTCCACAGCCTGGACGCGGCAGCAAAAAAGGGCCAGAGAACGGTGATGAATTTTACCATGACCAGGGACAGCATCGCCTATCTTCCCGACATGGTCGAGCTTGCGGAAAAGCTCGGGGTAAAGATCAGGATAAACCCCGTTTATGATTTTTTCGGGACAGAAGGTTTTGAAAGGGAATCTATCGAGTACATAAGGCGCTATCTCAAGCACAGAAGAGTAGTTTTGAGCAGAAAGATGCTGGATATCCTGAAAAAGAAAGGAAATGATATTGAATCCCCTGTCTGCAGGGCTCTGGACAATATCATTACGGTGCTTCCGGACCTTAGCCTTGTCCTTCCGTGTTTTAGGCTGAGACAGGCCTATGTGCCGACGCTTGGCAGGGTATCAAGCGTTCTTAACTCGGACATGGTCAAAGGCTATAAAAAGCTGAAGGGCAGAACACCGGAGTGCTCCGGCTGCATGAGATGGGAATATCTTTGTCCCGGGGAGAAAAAGGGTTTTTTGCAGAGGCTGACCTCCGCATTTAAATAA
- a CDS encoding ATP-binding protein, whose translation MILYTASLAFSCFVVFCVAAFTFAFAPRTRAAVLLSVFNLVVGIWCLFQLMGELSRSYAQVLFWTKANLASAILIPLLFYAFVRAFTKDNEIRRRQALLALAWVLFLLASLWDGFFVSGLSATTFFKHCPKAGPVYYLFAAYFVVFVAAGFAKLVGFYRGSSGTRRNQAAYILTASAVGFVSGSTQFFPAFGLDILPAGMFIFPLYALLAAYAVIFRRLFDIKVAIRKSLIYSAILVVFSSIYALMLLLSVGLLENLAGFNYFLSASFSVAVFVLLFDPLRRSIQKTVDRAFFRDSYAAGEVGKAFSRSLVLSMNARDLKQMALNEISSTWKIRDLLFADGQKGDNGFEFTVELKSGFSAVKNSFRLSSPAFSGSIIAAEEQLAGSLPEDLLSAGASLVFFIKTGEEVSGLLVLGEKPGRGMWNREDFEVFETICALIGAAEERDMLYEKELKASKKMLENEKFAAIGALAASAAHEIKNPLTSLKGLISVLPDNLKDPVFLKTFNEISIRQLDRINSAVNRLLSIRGNEQNANGGVSDAMEIEAADLIREVIIPINEYCRKRRIETDINIKDLGLKLRGSRKELSEAFSNIIMNAVEAMSCGGRLQISVSGAQLIIEDSGQGMDQNTLDRIFDPFFTTKNSGAGIGLYTAAKAISASGGRIDVTSAPGKGSRFVIDFS comes from the coding sequence ATGATCCTGTATACTGCTTCACTGGCCTTTTCCTGTTTCGTTGTTTTTTGTGTGGCTGCCTTTACCTTTGCCTTTGCTCCGCGCACCAGAGCGGCTGTGCTGCTTTCGGTCTTTAATCTGGTGGTGGGGATATGGTGCCTTTTCCAGCTTATGGGAGAGCTCTCCCGATCCTATGCCCAGGTCCTGTTCTGGACAAAGGCCAATCTTGCTTCTGCGATCCTTATCCCTTTACTGTTCTACGCCTTTGTCAGGGCCTTTACAAAAGATAATGAGATCAGAAGACGCCAGGCCCTTCTTGCCTTGGCGTGGGTTCTTTTTCTTCTGGCGTCTCTTTGGGACGGGTTTTTTGTGAGCGGTTTGAGCGCGACCACTTTTTTTAAGCACTGCCCCAAGGCCGGTCCGGTCTACTATCTGTTCGCGGCCTACTTTGTCGTGTTTGTCGCGGCGGGATTTGCAAAACTCGTCGGTTTTTACAGGGGCAGTTCGGGGACAAGGAGGAACCAGGCTGCCTACATACTGACGGCTTCTGCGGTCGGTTTTGTCTCGGGCTCTACACAGTTCTTTCCGGCGTTCGGACTTGATATCCTTCCGGCAGGAATGTTCATTTTTCCTCTTTACGCATTGCTTGCCGCCTACGCGGTCATTTTTAGGCGCCTGTTCGATATCAAGGTCGCGATAAGAAAAAGCCTGATATATTCAGCTATACTGGTGGTCTTTTCCTCCATCTATGCTTTGATGCTTTTGCTGTCGGTGGGGCTTCTGGAAAACCTGGCCGGATTCAATTATTTTTTGTCAGCCTCTTTCAGTGTGGCCGTTTTTGTCCTGCTGTTCGATCCTCTAAGGCGCAGCATACAAAAAACAGTTGACAGGGCGTTTTTCAGGGATTCCTATGCGGCAGGGGAGGTTGGCAAGGCGTTTTCGAGAAGCCTGGTCCTGTCCATGAATGCCAGGGACCTTAAACAGATGGCTCTAAATGAGATCTCCTCCACCTGGAAGATAAGGGACCTTCTTTTTGCAGATGGACAGAAGGGGGATAACGGTTTTGAGTTCACTGTGGAACTGAAGAGCGGTTTTAGCGCCGTTAAAAACAGCTTTCGTCTTTCTTCTCCAGCCTTTTCCGGTAGCATTATTGCTGCGGAAGAACAACTGGCAGGTTCTTTGCCAGAGGACCTCCTTAGTGCGGGGGCGTCTCTGGTCTTCTTTATCAAGACAGGAGAAGAAGTGTCAGGCCTCCTGGTCCTTGGAGAAAAGCCAGGCCGCGGCATGTGGAACAGGGAAGACTTTGAGGTCTTTGAAACTATCTGCGCCCTTATAGGGGCCGCGGAAGAAAGGGACATGTTGTATGAAAAGGAACTCAAAGCGTCTAAAAAAATGCTTGAAAACGAAAAGTTCGCCGCAATAGGAGCGCTTGCGGCTTCAGCTGCCCATGAGATCAAGAACCCTCTTACTTCATTAAAAGGGTTGATCTCCGTCCTTCCAGATAATCTAAAAGACCCGGTTTTCTTGAAGACCTTCAACGAGATCTCGATCAGACAATTGGACAGGATAAACTCTGCGGTCAACCGGCTTTTGTCCATCAGGGGCAATGAGCAAAATGCCAATGGCGGAGTATCTGACGCCATGGAGATTGAGGCTGCAGACCTGATCCGCGAAGTTATTATTCCGATCAATGAATACTGCAGAAAGCGCCGTATCGAAACCGATATTAACATAAAGGACCTCGGCCTTAAGCTGAGAGGCAGCAGGAAGGAGCTCTCGGAAGCCTTTTCTAATATAATAATGAACGCGGTTGAAGCCATGTCCTGCGGAGGGCGCCTGCAGATATCGGTGTCTGGAGCACAGCTGATCATAGAAGATTCCGGCCAGGGGATGGACCAGAACACGCTTGACAGGATCTTTGACCCTTTCTTTACCACAAAAAACTCAGGGGCAGGTATCGGCCTTTATACCGCCGCAAAAGCTATAAGCGCCTCGGGAGGCAGGATAGATGTGACAAGCGCTCCCGGGAAAGGCTCGAGATTTGTCATTGACTTCTCCTGA
- a CDS encoding response regulator has protein sequence MNSRIKVLMADDETNITSMAGAVLSDAGYEVITAKNGLEACEKALTEKPDLIILDRNMPVMDGIEACKKIRDTKGISGIPIVFLTGRDDDKEILEGLRSGAEDYITKPFNISEFKKRVEEILSKSGKAA, from the coding sequence ATGAACAGCAGGATCAAGGTCCTTATGGCAGATGATGAGACAAACATAACAAGCATGGCAGGAGCGGTCCTGTCGGATGCCGGCTATGAGGTCATAACTGCAAAGAACGGGTTGGAGGCCTGCGAAAAAGCCCTTACTGAAAAGCCCGATCTCATAATACTGGACAGGAACATGCCTGTGATGGACGGGATCGAGGCATGTAAAAAGATCCGCGACACCAAGGGGATCTCGGGCATTCCCATAGTGTTCCTTACGGGAAGGGACGATGACAAAGAGATCCTTGAGGGGCTCAGGTCAGGCGCCGAGGATTACATCACAAAACCTTTTAACATCTCGGAATTCAAGAAAAGAGTCGAAGAAATACTTTCAAAATCCGGAAAAGCCGCTTAG
- a CDS encoding MFS transporter, whose amino-acid sequence MEKPVIPARFSAVIKNRNFMFLWMGQLLSQLADRIFIYVLVIEAYNLTRTNLGVSVPMLSFGIPSVLFASFAGVYVDRWNKKTTMVASDLLRGAFILLVIFFLQGSLLWLFLVSFMIYTISQFFAPAEASCLAEIVEKENLIVANSFFMTTWMWSSVIGFAAGAPLVLLMGEKGTFGLASALYLISALSVFMVSLKVNGRKGSSTIKSVKQDLLMGFEFIRRNAVIRYSLIKMMIITCGLAVISMLAIEFAEKYIGIGARNFGYLVLLAGGGMLVGMLALGRLGHYFRKSTIVFSGFIVSGLTLTLLSQTRNLPLALALCFVLGFGNIIINATIQTILQHKTPRSLRGRVFGIQNMMINFAFTIPVVIFGAVADSFGLSCAILLLGLMILLSGLMTVAVPKFRTV is encoded by the coding sequence TTGGAAAAACCAGTGATACCTGCGAGGTTTTCCGCCGTTATCAAGAATAGGAACTTCATGTTCCTGTGGATGGGGCAGCTGTTGAGCCAGCTTGCAGACAGAATATTCATATATGTCCTGGTGATCGAGGCCTACAATCTTACCCGTACCAACCTAGGCGTATCGGTCCCGATGCTTTCTTTCGGCATTCCCTCGGTACTGTTCGCTTCTTTTGCCGGCGTCTATGTGGATCGGTGGAACAAAAAGACCACAATGGTGGCATCTGACCTCCTGAGGGGCGCCTTTATACTTCTGGTGATCTTTTTTCTGCAGGGCTCTCTCCTGTGGCTTTTTCTTGTAAGTTTCATGATCTACACGATCTCCCAGTTCTTTGCTCCGGCAGAAGCCTCCTGCCTTGCGGAGATAGTGGAAAAGGAAAACCTTATCGTGGCGAATTCTTTTTTCATGACCACCTGGATGTGGAGCAGCGTCATAGGTTTTGCCGCAGGAGCCCCCCTGGTGCTTCTAATGGGGGAAAAAGGCACCTTTGGCCTTGCCTCGGCGCTTTACCTGATCTCTGCTCTGTCGGTGTTCATGGTAAGTCTAAAGGTCAACGGCAGAAAGGGGTCTTCGACCATAAAATCCGTCAAACAGGACCTGCTGATGGGATTTGAGTTTATCAGAAGGAACGCGGTGATCAGGTATTCGCTGATAAAGATGATGATAATAACATGCGGCCTTGCGGTCATCAGCATGCTTGCCATAGAATTTGCGGAAAAGTACATAGGGATAGGCGCCAGGAACTTTGGCTATCTTGTCCTTTTGGCAGGCGGAGGAATGCTTGTGGGAATGCTGGCGCTTGGCAGGCTTGGGCACTATTTCAGGAAAAGCACCATAGTGTTTTCCGGCTTTATCGTTTCGGGACTGACTCTGACGCTGCTTTCCCAGACCAGGAACCTTCCGCTTGCCCTGGCGCTTTGCTTTGTTCTTGGGTTCGGCAACATCATAATAAACGCGACCATCCAGACCATCCTCCAGCATAAGACGCCCAGATCGCTGAGGGGCAGAGTGTTCGGAATACAGAACATGATGATCAATTTTGCATTTACGATACCCGTGGTCATCTTTGGCGCTGTCGCCGATTCTTTCGGGCTTTCTTGCGCCATTCTGCTTCTTGGGCTTATGATACTGCTTTCCGGACTTATGACCGTGGCCGTGCCAAAATTCAGAACGGTATGA